The nucleotide window TACGAAGACCGCTTCGAGAGCATCTATCACCTGAAGAAATACGCCGATCCGACCGCCGAAGTAAGCGTCATCGTCCCCACACCGCGGGACGATCCCGTGAGCCAGAGCGCGGAGCCGGTCTACCGAACCGCCGACTGGCACGAGCGCGAGGCCTACGATCTGGTTGGTATCGAGTACGAGGACCATCCGGATCTACGCCGGATCCTCCTGCCCGAGACGTGGCAGGGCCATCCGATGGGGCTGGAGTACAACCAGGAGAAACCCCAGATCGTCACGCTCGAAGCGCACGCCAACCCGCTCGAAGACGACCAACACGACGCCGGTTCGGATACGATGTTCCTGAACATCGGCCCACACCACCCGGCGACCCACGGCGTGCTCCATATCGAGACGGTGCTCGACGGCGAACAGGTCGCCGCCGTCGATCCGGATCCGGGCTATCTCCATCGCTGCGAGGAACAGCTGTGTCAGCAAGGGACCTACCGCCACGAGATCATGCCCTACCCGGACCGCTGGGACTACCTTGGCGGACAGATTCTGAACGAGTGGGCGTACGCCCGTACCGCCGAGGAGCTCGCGGATCTCGACGTACCCGAATACGCACAGCTCATCCGCACGATGAGCGGCGAACTCTCGCGAATCCTCGCCCACATGCTCGCGATCGGGACGTTCGCGCTCGACGTCTACGGGGAGTTCACCGCGACCTTCATGTACGCTCTCCGCGACCGCGAGATCGTCCAGGGAATCCTCGAAGACCTGACGGGCCAGCGGCTGATGTTCAACTACCTCCGGCTCGGTGGCGTGGCCTGGGACCTGCCCGAACCGCGCGCAGCGTTTTTCACGAAGATCCGTGATTTCCTGAACGAACTCCCACACAAACTCGACGAGTATCACGATCTGCTCACGACGAACGAGATCTTCCAGCTTCGATGCGTCGATACCGGGGTCCTTGACGCCGAGACGGCGAAACAGTACGGCTGCACCGGCCCCGTCGCCCGCGCCTCGGGCGTCGACTACGATCTGCGCCGTGACGATCCCTACGGCTACTACCCCGAACTCGATTGGGACGTCGTGACTGCCGAGGAGGGCGACAACTATGCACGCGTGCTCTGTCGGCTCCAGGAGATCGAGCAGTCCGCACGTATCATCGATCAGTGTGTGGATCTGCTCGAAGATTGGCCGACAGACGACCGCGAGATCCAGTCGAACGTGCCCCGGACGCTGCGCCCGGACGACGCCGAGCTCTATCGCGCCGTCGAGGGCGCGAAGGGCGAGCTCGGTATCTACATCCGGAGCGACGGCACCGACACACCGGCCAGATTCAAGATCCGCAGTCCGTGTTTTGCGAACCTCCACGCGCTGGAAGAGATGGCCGTCGGCGAGTACGTCCCGGATCTCATCGCGTCGCTCGCGAGCCTCGATATCGTTCTCGGCGAGGTCGATCGCTGACCACGCGTCCCGGTCCGATACGCGGGCAATTGAAACCCGCCGCGTGTCTACGCCGATCCATGCCCGCCGACCTCCCGCTCGAACACGTCCACGTCGAACCGGACAGTCCGACCGACGGTCCCGCTCCGGCGGTGTTCGTCCTCCACGGCCGCGGCGCGGACGAGCAGGACCTCCTCCCGGTCGCCAAGCGCCTCCCCGACGAACTCCACGTCGTCAGCCTGCGCGCACCCGATCGGCTCATGCATGGCTACACGTGGTTCGAGATGGAGCTCCCCGATGACGACATCGGGCGCAGCCAGCCCGAACCCGAAGATTTCCGTCGATGTCTCGATCTCGTCGACGAGAGCATCGCTGCCGCAACCGAGCGCTACGATCTCGACAGTGATCGCATCGGTCTGCTGGGATTCAGCCAGGGAGCCATCACCAGCCTCTCGCTGCTCTGCGAGGTGCCCGAGCGGTTCGCGTGGGTCGTCTGTTCGCACGGCTATCTGGCCGCAATACATGCGGATAGCGAGCCGGAAGACATCGCCGACACGCCGGTGTTCGTCGGCTCGGGCACCGCCGATCGGATGATCCCGGCCGAGCGCGCCGAGCGGGCCGCAGAACGCCTCCGCGAGTGGGACTGCGACGTCGAATTCAATCGATACGAGAGTGCCCACGGCATCGGTCCGGACGAACTCGCCGATCTGGTGGGGTGGGTCGAGGATCGACTCGCCTGACCGCCACGTTGAAGACGCTCACGACCCAACCCTGTGGCGATGAGCACCGAATCGGAAGTCGAACCGGAGATCGACGCCACGACGGGTAGCCAGCCGGAGACGGTCGCGGGCGACCTCGGCGCGGCCATCGCCGACATGCCCGAATACGAGCAGTTCGTCGAGACGAAAGCCGCCGTCGAGCGCAATCCTGAGGCCCAGCAGAAGGTCCAAGAGTTCGAGCGCCTCCGTGATCAGTTCGTCCAGGCTCGCCAGACCGGCGAGGCCACGCAGGACGACCTCGAAACCCTCCAGAACGCCCAGCAGGAGCTACACAAGGTCCCCGAGATGGCCGAGTTCCTGCAGGCTCAGGACGAGCTCGACGCGCGTCTCGAACGGCTCAACCAGGAGATCACCGCCGACCTCGACATCGACTTCGGCGACCGCATCGGCGGCTGCTGTAACGACTAACCCTCCGACGTTGTCCGGCAGTATATAGCCGTCCAGCACCTGATTTCTGTATGGTCGCCGTCCGCTACACCTGTCCGCGCTGCGACGCGCTCGTCACGCTCGATCGCGCGGCCGAACTCGCCGACAAGTCGGTGACGCCCTTCGCCCTCGACGGCTGGGAGTACGCCGCTCCACACGAGGCCTTCGAGAGCGCCGACGGCGTCGAGATCGTCTGTGGCGCGGCCGAGACCGACGGCGAAGGCTGTGGCGAACTGTTCTACCTGAACTTCGTGAAGTACGACGAGGGTCGTGCGGTCGAGGCACGCACGACGCCAGCGGACGTCTCGTTCGACTTCCTGCGCTAGCCCTTGATGTTGCAGACCGGGAAGGTCCGGGCCACGGTGTCGCCGATGCCCAGCTCGTCGGAGACGCGCACGACCTCGTCGACGTCCTTGTAGACGCCCGGGGCCTCCTCGGCGACCGTCGCGCCGCTCTGGGCCTTCACGTACACTTTCTGGCCCCGTAGCTCGTCCTGGACGTCCTCGCCCCAGAACTCGTCTTTGGCCTGCGTGCGACTCATCGTCCGGCCGGCACCGTGGGCCGTCGAGCCGAAGGTCGTCTCCATCGAGCTCTCGCCGCCGCGCAGGACGTACGAGCCAGCGCCCATGCTCCCTGGGATGATGACCGGCTGGCCGACGTCGCGATAGGCGCTGGGCACTTCCTCGCGCCCGGCCGGGAACGCCCGCGTCGCGCCCTTGCGGTGGACGTAGAGTTCGCGCTCCTCGCCGTCGACCTCGTGGACCTCCTTCTTGGCGATGTTGTGGGCGACGTCGTAGAGCAGATTCATCTCCATCTCCTCCCACGAGCGGTCGAACACCCGCTCGAACACCTGCCTGGTGCGATGCATGATGAGCTGGCGGTTGACCCACGCGTAGTTGATCGCCGCACACATCGCGCCGTAATACTCCTCGGCGAGCCGACTCCCGGCCGGCGCGGCCGCGAGCTCCTTGTCCGGCAGCTGATCGAGGAGCTCCGGATGGGCCTGCTCGACCTCGCGGGTGTACTCGGTACAGACCTGATGACCGAGCCCGCGCGAGCCACAGTGGATGAGCACGACGATCTGATCCGCCGAGAGCCCGTAGGAATCGGCCACGCCCTCGCGGAACACGTCGGTCACGCGCTGGACTTCGAGGAAGTGGTTGCCCGATCCCAGGCTGCCGATCTGGTTTTTCCCCCTGTCCTTGGCCTTCTGCGAGACCGCAGCGGGGTCGGCGTCCGGTCGGCGACCCTCGTCCTCGCAGTGGGCGAGATCGCCATCGACGGCATAACCCTCGTTGAGCGCCCACTCGACGCCCCGATCGAGGATCTCCTCGACCGTCTCGACGCCCGATTCGACGACGCCACCGCCGCCGAGTCCCGAGGGGACGTTCGCAAAGAGCGACTCGACCAGCTCCTCCTCGTGGCCCTGGACGTCCTCGTAGCTGAGGTTCGTCGTCATCATCCGCACGCCACAGTTGATGTCGAAGCCCACAGCTCCGGGCGAGATGCACCCCTCTTCGGCATCGATGCCGGCAACACCACCCACCGGGAAGCCGTAGCCCTGGTGGCCGTCGGGCATACAGATCGCGTACTTCCGTACGCCCGGGAGCTGTGTCGAGTTCTTCAGCTGCTGGAGCGTCTTGTCGTCGGCGATCTGATCGAGCAGTTCCTCGCTAGCGAGCACCCGTGCCGGGGCGTTCATCTCCTCGTCCTGCGGGATCTCCCAAACGTACTCCTCGACTCGTTCGAGCGTGATCCCGTCGGCGTCGTACGTGTCCATACGAATCGTATTCGAGCACTGCCGGAATAGGTTTCGTCTGCCTGGGTCAGACGTCGAAGACGACGTAGGCGTTCCAGCCGTCACTATCCTGCTCGATGCGCATCTCGGAGTACGTCACGGCCTTCACCTCGCGCGCATCGATCGTCCCGAGTGGAACGCCCCGTGCGCTCGCGTCGAGTCGCCACCCGTCGCCCGTCCGATCCACCGCCGCCCGGTTCTCGACGGGAAGCACGCCACGCACGTCGCGCTGGTAGATACAGTCGGCGAGATACTCGTAGAGCAGCGCCTCGCGGTTTTCGGCCTGGACCGCGAACGAGAAGCGGTCGCCGTCGTCGGGGATCGTCTCGCACATCGCCGCCGCCAGCCCGTCGGCGACCGCACCGAACGTTGCGTCGAGGGTTTCCCCGTCGGCGGCGACGGCCACGTCGGCGGTATGTTCGCGGAGTTCGAAGCTCACGACTCGCCCCGTTCCGATCGGTCGCTCTCGCCGGATTCGTCGGTGGGTTCGCCCGGCCCGCCGACGACCCCCTCCGCGACGGTCGTCCGTTCGGCGTCGTACTCGCCGAGCGCCGCCATCTCGTCGGCCGAGAGGCTCGCCGCACCCTCCGTATCGCCGATCGCCACGCCGCTCGTGACGATGGCGCTGACGGCCTGTTCGACGGTGAGATCGACGTCGTAGACCTTCGCCGCGGGGACGTGGATCAGGAACCCACCCATCACGGGGTTCGGCGCGAGCGGCATGAACAGCGTTTTGAGATCGTCGTGACTCGCCGCCTCGTCGACGGTCGCCGGCGGTTTCGCAGTCACGAACGCGAAGGAGTAGGTCCCCTCGTTGGGGAACTCGATGAGCTTCACCTCCTGAAAGCTGCTGGTGTCGCTTTCGAGCAGCACGTCGCTCATGCGCCGAAAGCTGGTGTAGACCGAGCCGACGCCGGGGATCGCCTCCATCGCGGTGTGAAACCACGCCGAGAGCTTGCGGTCCGAGGAGGTCGCGTGCGCGACGAAGCCGACGACGAGCACGATCGCCACGAGCGCGAAGACGGTCCCGAACTCGATAAGCACGGAGCCGAACTCGGGGCCGAGGCCGATCGCGCGGGCGAAGCCGATAACTGGGCTGACGAGGCCGAGTACGCGCGCGGCGGCGACGACCGGCGTGAGCACGTTGCTGAGGAAGTTGAGCACGAACCCGAGGATCATCACGGTGACGAGAAACGGGATTGTGAGCGCGGCACCCGTGATCAGCCATTCACGCACCTGATAGAGCAATCCCGACGATTCTCGCGAGTCCGACGCCGAAGCCATACCCCTGCCAGCGGGTGCCGCGTCGAAAGCGTTGTGCCTTCATCTGCGGGCGGTGGAGTTATAGTTCCCTACACGTAACGCCCGACGGTGAGTATCGATGTCACGAATCGCGTCGTCGAGCCCGGCAGTGACGAGCATCTCGACGCCGCGTGGGAGCTGAAAGAGCGCATCCGCCGCGAGGAGGGGGTGCTCAAACAGCGCCGCGGCTTCTTTGCCGACGCCTACCGCCGAGCGACCGTCCATCTCGTCTTCGCGGGCGAGGAGGAGCTCATCGGCTTCGCGGCCGTCCGCCGCGACGGCTACGTGCTCTTTCTGGCCGTCGACATGCCCCATCGTGGCGAGGGGTTCGGCGAGCGCCTCATCGCCACCGTCGCCGACGAGCACGGCTCCGTGAGCTGTCACGCCCGCGCGAGCAATCAGGACGCCGTCGGTTTCTACGAACACATCGGCTTCGAGGTCCAGCGCCACATCGATCACTACTACGAGGACGGCGGCGCAGCCTACTATCTCAAACTCGGTGACGGCGGTCTCACCGATCGCATCTCGTCGTTCTTCCGCGGTTGACTATCCTTTCCGACCCGTTGAAAAACCTCGTCCCTGCAGCGACTGCCTTAGTCGCTGGCGTGGGCCTGCTCGAACGGTCTGGGCGGCAGCCTGAGCTCGTCGAGTCCGGGCAGGTGTTTGATGTTGTAGATCACCTTCATCTCGTCGGTGAGCGGGATGCCGTTACAGGAGAGGCGAATCCCGTGGGCCTTCATCTCCGGCGGGAGGATCGTGTCGGCGGGCATCTCCAGCTCGCCTTCAACGACCGCGACCGCACAGTTCGCGCACGCGCCGCCGCGACAGGCGTAGGGCCACGCGAACCCGCGGTTCTCGGCGGCTTCGAGCAGCGACTCGCCCGGCTCGACGACGAACTTGCCGTGGTTGACCGGGTCGAGATCCGCGTCGCCCGCCTTCCCGAAGAGATCGCTGTCGCCGACGTCCCAGCCGTGATCGTCGAGCACGGCGTAGTTCAGATATTCGACGTGTGCGCCGTCCGGGCCGTCGTCCGGTTCGGGCTCGTCTTCGATCTCCTCTTCCTCGGGCGGTGCTTCGAGCTCGCGGCCGGCCTTGGCCGCCTCGTAAGCCGCCCGGACGCGCTGGAACTCCGCGGTCGATCCCCCGTGGTCGGGATGGGCCTCGATGATGCGCTCGCGGTAGGCTCTCCGGAGGTCGGCCTCGCTCGCGTCGGGGTCGATGTCCAAAACCTCGAACGGGGACGCCACACCGAATATACCGTACCCCGACTGAAAAGGATTCCCGATGCGGAACGGCGCTGTGGCCGCTCTGCCGGCCATCGAGCGCCCGCGTGATCAGTCGTCGCCGAGGCCGAGTCCGGGATACCAGCGATCGGCACCGGCCTCGCGCGCCCGCTCGTCCATCCGGGCGAGCAGCGCCGTCGCGAGACTCGCCGTCTCGGCCGCCCGGTTCTCGCCTTCGGTGCGGAACTCGCCGGTCGTCCGGTTGGCATATACTGTGCAGATCGCGCCCGCCCGGAGCCCGTAGAGGTTCGCGAGACTGAGGATCGCGCTCGATTCCATCTCGAAGTTGAGCACGCCGGCCTCGCGCAGCTCCTCGAAGCGCTCCTCGCTGCCGGCGGCCTCGAACCCCTCGAAGCCCGGCCGGCTCTGCCCTGCGTAGAAACTGTCGGTACTCGCGGTCACGCCGACGTGGTAGTTGTGGCCCAGTTCCTCAGCTGCGGCGACCAGCGCCGCCACGACGCGGTCGTCGGCGCTCGCCGGGAACTCCTCGCGGACGTACTCGTCGCTGGTTCCCTCCTGTCTGACGGCCCCCGAAGTGATGACGAGATCGCCGACGTCCATCTCGGGCTGGATCGCCCCGCAGGAGCCGACCCGGAGGAACGTCTCGCAGCCGACGCGTGCGAGCTCCTCGACGGCGATCGCCGCCGAGGGGCTACCGATACCCGTCGAGGTCGTGCTGATCGGCGCGCCGTCGTACGCGCCCGTCGCGGTGCGGAACTCGCGGTGTTCGGCGACGATCTCCGATTCGTCCCACTGGTTCGTGATCTTCTCGATGCGCTCGGGATCGCCCGGTAGCAACACGGTGTCGGCGACGTCGTCGGGAGCGACCCCGAGGTGATACTGCGTTTCGTCGTTCGGATCCTCGCTATCGCCGGTCATCGTCCTAACGTATCGGCCGAGATCGCGTCCGGCAGCAGCTCGCCGAGTCGGTACTCGCTCCTGGATTCGCCCTCGTCGCAGAGCACCCGGAGGTCGTCGTCGCAGAACTCCGAGAGGCTCTGGCGGCACATCCCGCAGGGAAGGACGCCGTCGCGCTCGGAGGAGGCGACCGCGAGGCGCGCGAAGTCGTGGTGGCCGTTCTTGACCGCTTCGGCGAGCGCGACCTCCTCGGCGTGGAGGCTGTTCGAGTAGTTGGCGTTCTCGATGTTGCAGCCGAGAAAGACCGTTCCGTCCGTCGTTTCGAGCGCTGCCCCGACTCGGTAGTTGGAGTAGGGGACGTGTGCGCTTTCCGTCGCGTCACGGGCGCGGGCGATGAGTTCGTCGTCGTCCATGCCCGTGGAGTCACTCGCGTGGCGTCAAATACCCACCGGGATTCGACGGCGCGTGACGGACTGCTGTCCTCTCAGAGCTTGCCTTCGGCGTCGGTGGCGAGCTCGCGCATGCGCTTGCCGATGCGGCCGGCGTCGGAGAACTCGTCGTCGCTCATCGCCTCGGCGAGGGCGTTGCCGAGGATGAAGACGGCGTGTTTGTGCTCGTTTTTCGATTTGTGAACGTCGTCGGGCGTGACGTCGAGCTCCTCGTAGGCCTCGAACAGCTCCGGGTCGACGTCCTCGCGGTTGTTGACGAATTCGGTGATCGTCACCATCTCCTCGTGGAGTTCGAGGAGTTCCTCCTTGTGCATATTGGGTATCTAGAGGAGTTCGGTCGGTTTAACGGTTGTCCTCACGACCGGCCTCACCGTCGGACAGCAGTACGGAACGATCGGCGTTCGATACCGTTTCGATGAATGGATCGTCGCGTCACGGGTTCCCGATCAGCTCCCCAAAAATATCAGAAGACGTACTCGTCTTCGTGGCCCATCATCCCGTCGTCTTCGAGGCCAGTGCCCTCTTCGTCGTCCATCGGTCCATTCGTCTGATATGCCCGCATTCCCGACGAGAGAAGCTCTTCGACCGCTTCCTGACGGTTGAGGAACTCCCCTTCCTCGACCATGCGCGCGATCTGCATTTCGAGCTGCTCCGGGATCGTGATCTCTACTTTAGCCATCGGAACACCGGGGCTTCGGTAGAGGGGTATTTAATTCTGACGGGGAAATTGGTTCGGCTGAGAACAACCTTTGCTTATAGAAAGCAAATAATAATTTCAATATCGCGATCAAAACTTCTTGTCTGTGGGTGAATAGTTCCCTGATCTCCACTGGTCGCGAACGGCTCATCGAAACGCACATCGGGCGAATCACGGCGGGAGCGCGCCCGAAACCGGAAGGACACGCTCAAGGGCCTCCCATCCCAACTATCCGTGATGGCACAGGCAGGACGTGAGGAGCAGCCGCCGGGCATCGGCGACGGACGGCTGGTGAGTCGCAGCCGCGAGATCGACGACTGTTCGTTCCGTGCGTTTCTCTCGGCACAGTCGTCTCCGCGGGTCTCGTGGGCGACGCCGGACGGCCTCGAACTCGTCGGTGGCGGCGCGGCGGCGGTCGTCCGTGCCGAGGGGACCGATCGCTTCGATACGCTCCGTGCGGACGCCACAGCGCTGTTCGACGACGTCGATGCCGACGGCCCGCCCGCCGCCCGCCCGCGCCTTCTCGGCGGGCTTGCCTTCGAGGCCGACCATACGCCCGCCCCGCCGTGGGAGGGGTTTCCGGCGGCGCTGTTCGTCCTGCCGCGCGTCCAGCTCACGCGTGCGAACGATCGGACGTGGCTGAGCGTCGCGTCCTACGACACCGACGCAACCTCCGAGAGCGTCGCTGAGCGTCTCGACACCGTCCACGAGACGATCGCCGATCTGCCGATGCTGCGCCCGAGCGGACAGCGACCGGGGATCGCCACCACCCGTCGACTGACTACCAACGCCGAGTGGACCGAAAGCGTCGAGCGCGCCGTCGCGTCGATCCGGAGCGGCGATCTCCGGAAGGTCGTCTTAGCCACCGCGCTCGACGTGACGCTCGATGCGCCGATCGACGTTCCCGACACGCTCGAACGGTTCCGGCGAACCTACCCCGAATGCTACCGATTTCTCGTCCAGCCGACGGAGGAGAAGGGGTTCTTCGGGCCGCCACCGGAGCGACTCGTCAGGATGGACGGCGACCACGTCGCCACCGAGGCGCTCGCGGGCTCGGTCGAGCGCGGCGACACGCCCGAGGAGGACGCCGAACTCGCGCGCTCGCTCGAAGCAAGCGACAAACTCGGCCACGAGCAGGCGCTCGTCACCGACACCATCCGCGAGCGCCTCGCTCCCTTTGGCACAGTCTGCGTCGGCGAGCGCGGGATCAAGCGTCTTTCCAACATCCAACACCTCCGAACGCCGATCACGGCGACGCTCGACGACGACA belongs to Halococcus qingdaonensis and includes:
- a CDS encoding NADH-quinone oxidoreductase subunit D, with the protein product MSSQSPIEPRNDDLDEPLAELLSPYTVARDDHRNAPGFVVRPDEVQDVLFTLRDEAGFDHCSNVTAQEYEDRFESIYHLKKYADPTAEVSVIVPTPRDDPVSQSAEPVYRTADWHEREAYDLVGIEYEDHPDLRRILLPETWQGHPMGLEYNQEKPQIVTLEAHANPLEDDQHDAGSDTMFLNIGPHHPATHGVLHIETVLDGEQVAAVDPDPGYLHRCEEQLCQQGTYRHEIMPYPDRWDYLGGQILNEWAYARTAEELADLDVPEYAQLIRTMSGELSRILAHMLAIGTFALDVYGEFTATFMYALRDREIVQGILEDLTGQRLMFNYLRLGGVAWDLPEPRAAFFTKIRDFLNELPHKLDEYHDLLTTNEIFQLRCVDTGVLDAETAKQYGCTGPVARASGVDYDLRRDDPYGYYPELDWDVVTAEEGDNYARVLCRLQEIEQSARIIDQCVDLLEDWPTDDREIQSNVPRTLRPDDAELYRAVEGAKGELGIYIRSDGTDTPARFKIRSPCFANLHALEEMAVGEYVPDLIASLASLDIVLGEVDR
- a CDS encoding alpha/beta hydrolase encodes the protein MPADLPLEHVHVEPDSPTDGPAPAVFVLHGRGADEQDLLPVAKRLPDELHVVSLRAPDRLMHGYTWFEMELPDDDIGRSQPEPEDFRRCLDLVDESIAAATERYDLDSDRIGLLGFSQGAITSLSLLCEVPERFAWVVCSHGYLAAIHADSEPEDIADTPVFVGSGTADRMIPAERAERAAERLREWDCDVEFNRYESAHGIGPDELADLVGWVEDRLA
- a CDS encoding YlbF family regulator; translated protein: MSTESEVEPEIDATTGSQPETVAGDLGAAIADMPEYEQFVETKAAVERNPEAQQKVQEFERLRDQFVQARQTGEATQDDLETLQNAQQELHKVPEMAEFLQAQDELDARLERLNQEITADLDIDFGDRIGGCCND
- a CDS encoding RtcB family protein, with translation MDTYDADGITLERVEEYVWEIPQDEEMNAPARVLASEELLDQIADDKTLQQLKNSTQLPGVRKYAICMPDGHQGYGFPVGGVAGIDAEEGCISPGAVGFDINCGVRMMTTNLSYEDVQGHEEELVESLFANVPSGLGGGGVVESGVETVEEILDRGVEWALNEGYAVDGDLAHCEDEGRRPDADPAAVSQKAKDRGKNQIGSLGSGNHFLEVQRVTDVFREGVADSYGLSADQIVVLIHCGSRGLGHQVCTEYTREVEQAHPELLDQLPDKELAAAPAGSRLAEEYYGAMCAAINYAWVNRQLIMHRTRQVFERVFDRSWEEMEMNLLYDVAHNIAKKEVHEVDGEERELYVHRKGATRAFPAGREEVPSAYRDVGQPVIIPGSMGAGSYVLRGGESSMETTFGSTAHGAGRTMSRTQAKDEFWGEDVQDELRGQKVYVKAQSGATVAEEAPGVYKDVDEVVRVSDELGIGDTVARTFPVCNIKG
- a CDS encoding archease; this encodes MSFELREHTADVAVAADGETLDATFGAVADGLAAAMCETIPDDGDRFSFAVQAENREALLYEYLADCIYQRDVRGVLPVENRAAVDRTGDGWRLDASARGVPLGTIDAREVKAVTYSEMRIEQDSDGWNAYVVFDV
- a CDS encoding DUF502 domain-containing protein, translated to MASASDSRESSGLLYQVREWLITGAALTIPFLVTVMILGFVLNFLSNVLTPVVAAARVLGLVSPVIGFARAIGLGPEFGSVLIEFGTVFALVAIVLVVGFVAHATSSDRKLSAWFHTAMEAIPGVGSVYTSFRRMSDVLLESDTSSFQEVKLIEFPNEGTYSFAFVTAKPPATVDEAASHDDLKTLFMPLAPNPVMGGFLIHVPAAKVYDVDLTVEQAVSAIVTSGVAIGDTEGAASLSADEMAALGEYDAERTTVAEGVVGGPGEPTDESGESDRSERGES
- a CDS encoding GNAT family N-acetyltransferase encodes the protein MSIDVTNRVVEPGSDEHLDAAWELKERIRREEGVLKQRRGFFADAYRRATVHLVFAGEEELIGFAAVRRDGYVLFLAVDMPHRGEGFGERLIATVADEHGSVSCHARASNQDAVGFYEHIGFEVQRHIDHYYEDGGAAYYLKLGDGGLTDRISSFFRG
- the fer gene encoding ferredoxin Fer — its product is MASPFEVLDIDPDASEADLRRAYRERIIEAHPDHGGSTAEFQRVRAAYEAAKAGRELEAPPEEEEIEDEPEPDDGPDGAHVEYLNYAVLDDHGWDVGDSDLFGKAGDADLDPVNHGKFVVEPGESLLEAAENRGFAWPYACRGGACANCAVAVVEGELEMPADTILPPEMKAHGIRLSCNGIPLTDEMKVIYNIKHLPGLDELRLPPRPFEQAHASD
- a CDS encoding nucleoside phosphorylase; the encoded protein is MTGDSEDPNDETQYHLGVAPDDVADTVLLPGDPERIEKITNQWDESEIVAEHREFRTATGAYDGAPISTTSTGIGSPSAAIAVEELARVGCETFLRVGSCGAIQPEMDVGDLVITSGAVRQEGTSDEYVREEFPASADDRVVAALVAAAEELGHNYHVGVTASTDSFYAGQSRPGFEGFEAAGSEERFEELREAGVLNFEMESSAILSLANLYGLRAGAICTVYANRTTGEFRTEGENRAAETASLATALLARMDERAREAGADRWYPGLGLGDD
- the cdd gene encoding cytidine deaminase, encoding MDDDELIARARDATESAHVPYSNYRVGAALETTDGTVFLGCNIENANYSNSLHAEEVALAEAVKNGHHDFARLAVASSERDGVLPCGMCRQSLSEFCDDDLRVLCDEGESRSEYRLGELLPDAISADTLGR
- a CDS encoding UPF0058 family protein → MHKEELLELHEEMVTITEFVNNREDVDPELFEAYEELDVTPDDVHKSKNEHKHAVFILGNALAEAMSDDEFSDAGRIGKRMRELATDAEGKL
- a CDS encoding ribbon-helix-helix domain-containing protein; the encoded protein is MAKVEITIPEQLEMQIARMVEEGEFLNRQEAVEELLSSGMRAYQTNGPMDDEEGTGLEDDGMMGHEDEYVF
- a CDS encoding isochorismate synthase, producing the protein MAQAGREEQPPGIGDGRLVSRSREIDDCSFRAFLSAQSSPRVSWATPDGLELVGGGAAAVVRAEGTDRFDTLRADATALFDDVDADGPPAARPRLLGGLAFEADHTPAPPWEGFPAALFVLPRVQLTRANDRTWLSVASYDTDATSESVAERLDTVHETIADLPMLRPSGQRPGIATTRRLTTNAEWTESVERAVASIRSGDLRKVVLATALDVTLDAPIDVPDTLERFRRTYPECYRFLVQPTEEKGFFGPPPERLVRMDGDHVATEALAGSVERGDTPEEDAELARSLEASDKLGHEQALVTDTIRERLAPFGTVCVGERGIKRLSNIQHLRTPITATLDDDSHVLDLVEALHPTPAVGGLPPERARSVIRETEPFDRGWYASPVGWFDASGDGEFVVGIRSAVAGGDDATLFAGDGIVGDSDPAEEWAELGPKFQPVLDELDE